A window of Daucus carota subsp. sativus chromosome 2, DH1 v3.0, whole genome shotgun sequence genomic DNA:
GGGTTAGGACTTATATATTGTACATTCTCTGTTTAGTATATGATTTTAGTGAACGTTTTAAGctcatttaaaatcaataaaacgTTTTCTAAATATGGGAAGAAGTTGAGAagaattcaaaatcttttcTCTTAACAACTTCTATCATATCCCTAAATTATAGGAGCTGATTTGTAATCGTTTTTCAAACTCTAAACTCCTATAGTTTTGCATCTGATTTATCTCCAACGTTCAGAACAACGTTCACAAGATCGTTGATGGAGAAATTCAGATCTCTAGCCGttatattatatcaatatatatatggctCTTGTGTTTTTCAGAAAAGCAATCAACTCACTTTGAAAAACATCCATCTTTCTCTAAACTTCGAGCTTGAATTGTTCActgctattatatattatttagagaatacttttgagttgtaatcattATTCTTGTAATTGATTATTGTGATTTGTCACTGAAACTAGCAAGGGTTCTTAGTGGATTAGAACGGGAAGAGCTAGGTAATTGGTTACATTGATTCTCAAGGGCAAAGGGTTCAGGAACGAAGGGATTCAAGGAGTTGGAGCTCACGAATTCAGAGGTTCAAGGAACGAGTTGCTTGGAGAAGTCAGTGGGAAGCTAGTTGCAAGTTGCTCAAGGTTAAGGGAATAACAGCAAGCTGTTTCAGTGACTGGGTAAAgggaagatatattattattctgtaattgtttgattttcagtaataatatattctcttaccgagttggtaagggaccaggacgtagaccattagatataggggtcgaacctggctaaaattgcttgtgtctgatttacttTTCTGCTCTTTACTGTTTTGCTATCTGCTCTCATAACAGCCTGCTTTAATTGtaaaacagtaagctgaaatatccggtaaaagtttaaaactgacattggtagctaattacacctattcaccccccctctaggtgttatttcaaatgcattgtttttagtctatagattttaatggattgtatgggattttgattttgtgcggattcttgacgaaatgtcgcagagttgataggatttaggcacaatgcttcaaaatcccattgaatttggtgggatttcaaaaaacttaaaatacactgaagaatgccacaaaatccatcattttatgaaatgaaaaaaaatccatcagcatttgaataccatcagattttaatggatttcaaacaatcccaatcgaataccctcggattttaaagcataatttaaaatcccaattgaataccaccagattttgtagcataatttaaaatcccaattgaatacctcaatattttaatggatttcaaacaatcccaatcgaataccctcgaatttcatgaatgcaaaaaaatgctttaaaatcccaatccaatacacccctctaaatgTTAACATTTGATCAAAATCAGCAGACTGACATTGCTCATAGGTATTGATGTATTGTTGTATAAATGGATCACCATATTTCCTAGTTCGGAAATGGTAAAAGCTGTGGGGAGTATTGCCTTGTAAACACAAAATTTATTAGATTCTCATGGGTGGATTCTGTTAGAAAATATATGATACTGATAAACCCTCCTAACATCTCGAGAATTGGAAAAAATTGGTCAATATTAGAGCTCAGACTCGCTAGAAATTCAAGTTCGATGACCTGCGACCCCAACAGTTTTTAATAATCGACGGGCGATTCCAAATTTTGTACAAACTCAGTAACTAAGAGGCCTTTAAATAACAATCAAAGAACAACAGAACCACACTGCACAAAAAATGTAACTAACTTCATTTGAAGGTAACTGTTAATGCAAGACGAACCTGATCTTTCTCTCTGCTCAGAAGCCTCCAGTGGTCCTCATATTTCTCCGGCCTCCTCCCCCACTTCTTCATCTTCCGATACAAAACAATCACCACAAGTCCAGCAGCAGCAAGCGGCCACAATTTTGCCACATAAACCGCAAGAAATCGGAACTTATAAGCAACCCGAAAAATTCCAGAGTTGATGATTTTCAAGCACTCCTTCCACCGCCCATCATCACCTCCTCCCTGTGGCACTTGATGAATTTTATGACTGATGTCCTCCTCTGACTCTGAGTAGTCTGGAGTAGTGAGTGGCAAGTCTTGGTGATTGTCAGGAGGAAAAATCGAAGCCTCGCTCGAACTGGTATTATCAATAATGACAAACTCATCTGtatcaaattgaagaagatgatCCCGTTCTGTTACTTCTTCCCATATATTTTCCTCCATTGTACTTTGGTTTTTCTTGCAGAGTTTCTGGTTCACTTAAATTTTCTTCTGGACTATTTGAGCAAACCAGTATTACTGGAGACCACCAGGTGCTAATATATGTGGTGCACATAAATCATAAACAAAATTTGACGATATTTTATGGTGCGAGGATACCGGACATAATGATTATTAGCCCTTAAATCAACTAAAATAAAAGATAGGGAGATTTTAAAGAAGTAGCATCATTTTGTGTGTcttttatcatttattaatttattttaaatgctaaaatttattaaattcagtgatatgtaaaaaataataaattcgattgacatgtattttattaattttttataaaaaattaaaattatcaaatcGGACTTGCAGCGACTAAATTAATCATGCTACTGTTTTTATAAATAAGCACATACCCATTGAAGCTAGAAATAAAGATTTTAATAAAGATTTCAGTTACCTCTTTCAGGAGATAGCATTACTAGTCTTGAGCTAAGCTCTTTTATTATGACTTATGAGCTCTTCATTGTAAGCTGGTGAGTAAGCAATGGTTTGGACTACAGAGCTTATTCAACCCCATCCAGTTTTCcttcatatttataataatttaagaagatatatcaaataaacattttatcCGACCAATCTAGTATCCGGTAAGTTTGGATGATTTTATTGGACTATATATCAtcttattagataaatttttaCAGTCCCGAAATGATATTATAACACTCTTATACCTCATGAACGTGAATCACATGAATCATTGTATACAAGGTACTTTTTATCTACTACTATTGTTTAAAAGTTTACCCCGGAAAGCATTGTTTACGCCATTAAAGCTATacattttgaatataatataacgttataattaattaattgtccCGGTGATACTATGACGACATTGATCATTGGGTTATGGCTTCATGTCTAATTAAACATGACTGTTAGATACAAAGGTTATAACATGTGAATTACGATTAAGTGTATATAGGAGCCGtttggtgagtttaaaataaggtTTTATATAACGAAAAGATGGTCGCAAGCAGGAAGGTTTTATATGTACCAGTGACAGACTGACAGGTACATTTTCCCAAGGGATTAGGTTGCTGGCTGGCTTAACTTCTTCTGCGACTTATATTGtcttcatttttgttttctttcgGGGTAGTTAATAGATCATTCACTATTTTAGCAAGCGAAACATGCATATTTTCTCACATCGCAAACAAAACAATGAAGTTTCCAACGTTTTCTCTTGCATTCTTCTTTGTTTCAACTTTTTCATGGTCTGCATTAGCTTCATCCGAACCTAATTATATCAAACTCGATTTCGTTTCTTGCCTCAGAGCTTCAATCACCGTCGTCTACACCCCAACCGACTCAAACTACACTTCCGCCTTGCTATACTCCATAAATAATCTCCGTTTCGCGCAACCGCAAACTCCTAAACCCATAGCCATTGCGATTCCAGGCTCCGAGCCAGAAATAGTCGCGGCCATATTTTGCTGCAAAACATATGGACTCGAAATGAGGGTGCGGAGTGGTGGTCATAGCTTCGAGGGACTATCTTACGTAGCCAATGTCACATTTATGGTGCTCGATTTACGCTCTTTTAATAATGTCACGGCTGATCTTACTACAGCCACTGCATGGGTTGATAGCGGAGTTACAAATGGCGAACTTTACTACTGGATTTTTCGAGCTAGTTCGGCCTATGGATTTCCATCGGGCTTATGGTCGAACGTGGGAGTAGGCGGAATTATTAGCGGTGGAGGGTACGGAATGATGAGGAGAAAATTTGGATTAGCGGCTGATCAAGTGATTGATGCTCGGTTAATTGATGCTAATGGTGTAATTCATACTAGATTAACGATGGGGGAAGAGCTGTTTTGGGCTATTAGAGGCGGCGGAGGTGGGAGCTTCGGAATTGTTGTTTCTTGGCGAGTCAATTTAATTCCTGTCCCTGAAATTGTGACTGTTTTTCGAGTTACTCGGACTTTAGAGCAGAATCTGACGAGTATTTTTTACCGTTGGCAATCCGTGGCAGCGAATTTTCCATACGAGATGGATATCAGGTGTACAGGGCAAGCAGTGCAGAGCGAGGCGAGTCCACGGGCTGATAAGATGACGATGGCTATGTTATTCGAGTCGTTGTATCTTGGTGGAGCAGAGGAGATGCTTTTAGTAATGCAAGATGAATTCCCTGAGTTGGGGTTGGTAAGAGAAGATTGTTCCGAAGTGAGTTGGATTCAAGCTATGCAGTTTTTCTCAAACTTTCCGCTTGAAGCGCCTCCTGAGATCCTGCTCGATAAGACTCTGTTACCAAGGCCGGCTTTCAAAGGAAGATCCGATTTCACTCAAGTGCCGATTCCTGTACAAGGGCTAGAAGGCGTATGGGACTTTATGTTCCAGCTACCTGCTCAAGCCGCAACATTGCAATTCACCCCTTTCGGGGGGAGAATGAGTGAGATATCAGACTCCGCGATCCCCTTCCCATACCGGGCTGGATACTTGTACATGATTAATTTCTTTGCATTGACGGATGTGGATGAAGCAGGGAGGATGGACTGGGTGAGAAACTTGGATACGTATTTTACTCCGTATGTTACGAGTAACCCTAGAAGTGCGTACGTGAATTATGTGAATCTCTGGATGGGAACCAACAATCCAACAGGAACTACAAGCTATGCTCAGGCTCTGCAATGGGGTGAACGCTACTTCAAGAATAATTTCCGCAGGTTGGTTGATATAAAAACACTGGTTGATCCTGGTAACTTCTTCAGGCACGAGCAAAGTATTCCTCCGTTTTCATTATTTAACGATGTGTGATTCTTAAATTTCACCTTCCCGAGTCGTGCTTGGTTTCTTTGTATGATTAAATAAACGTCACTCGGGGTGGTTGTGTATTTGTTGTCTCTGTTCTTTACCTTTTCAAGTGTATGTTCGTTGTGATGTGAATCCTCGTTATTATACTATCAGTCTATCACCTGTAAAGTGAACAAATGCATGCATTGCAAAGTAGCTTGAGTGGTTTGCTGACGGCAGTGGTGTGTTGATGTGTTATATGTAATAGAAAGAAGCATAAGCAAGGAGCGTACCGTCAGCTCTGGAATTTTTCGCGTAGAAATTGACTTAAAAGTcggaagttagtttgaggtattttttcggcaatttattttttttgaatttttttcttgataaaaattacccatTAGTCATAAGTTATTCATAAATcactttgattttattattatattttaaataacctataagtcattaataagtcagaAATTACtcgaacaaatattttaaaccaTCAAGTCACTTTATGTCATAAGTCACAAGTTCAGTCAAACGCCCCTCCCTATCTCATTTGGCTTATGTCTTGCTTCCGAGTTTTTTAGGAGAGAAAGTAAGTGAAAGCAAATGAACTTTCACTTTTTATCCCACTTTTTGAGTGAAACTATGTTATAATTACATTCATTTTCACTTGTTTT
This region includes:
- the LOC108207926 gene encoding uncharacterized protein LOC108207926, producing the protein MEENIWEEVTERDHLLQFDTDEFVIIDNTSSSEASIFPPDNHQDLPLTTPDYSESEEDISHKIHQVPQGGGDDGRWKECLKIINSGIFRVAYKFRFLAVYVAKLWPLAAAGLVVIVLYRKMKKWGRRPEKYEDHWRLLSREKDQKINHLLLQIAKMNEILSASQRVPVHRVV
- the LOC108207596 gene encoding tetrahydroberberine oxidase, encoding MKFPTFSLAFFFVSTFSWSALASSEPNYIKLDFVSCLRASITVVYTPTDSNYTSALLYSINNLRFAQPQTPKPIAIAIPGSEPEIVAAIFCCKTYGLEMRVRSGGHSFEGLSYVANVTFMVLDLRSFNNVTADLTTATAWVDSGVTNGELYYWIFRASSAYGFPSGLWSNVGVGGIISGGGYGMMRRKFGLAADQVIDARLIDANGVIHTRLTMGEELFWAIRGGGGGSFGIVVSWRVNLIPVPEIVTVFRVTRTLEQNLTSIFYRWQSVAANFPYEMDIRCTGQAVQSEASPRADKMTMAMLFESLYLGGAEEMLLVMQDEFPELGLVREDCSEVSWIQAMQFFSNFPLEAPPEILLDKTLLPRPAFKGRSDFTQVPIPVQGLEGVWDFMFQLPAQAATLQFTPFGGRMSEISDSAIPFPYRAGYLYMINFFALTDVDEAGRMDWVRNLDTYFTPYVTSNPRSAYVNYVNLWMGTNNPTGTTSYAQALQWGERYFKNNFRRLVDIKTLVDPGNFFRHEQSIPPFSLFNDV